A segment of the Manihot esculenta cultivar AM560-2 chromosome 13, M.esculenta_v8, whole genome shotgun sequence genome:
ggtttcgatttttaataatttttttattttttacactttatttttaatattttaaaatttaattaaaatattttaattttaacataatttaatttctctatattattgaaaaaatatattattatcactaatcggttcggttcggttttttcaatttttttctaattaaaaccgAATAAAAccaaaataaccgaaatttttaaaattaaaaatcaaatcaaactgaattatataaaaaattaaattaaaattttaaatcaatttaatttcatgaatttttttattttaaaccgaATATTGCTATTGCTTATGAATAATTCTTTCACAAAAAAAAGATACATCATGTCTCATAGTCTAATAATAGACTGCAAAATCCTCGAACATATTTTATTGGGCatgtgaaattaaataaatttaatggcTAGAATTGACTGTATTGCCAATGTCAATCACAAATCGGTATCTAACATCAGCTTTTAGCATGCGCTCCATTGCAGTGTTTACGTACTCCAATGGAATCACTTCAATATCAGACTTAATGCTGTGTTTGGCTGCAAAATCAATCATTTCTTGCGTCTCTTTCATTCCTCCAATACAACTACCACCCACCATCTTCCTTCCTgcaatcaatcaataatcacCTGTTAGCTTTTGTTTTAGTAAATTGTGTGTGAGAAATAAGGATGGAGATCGTCAATGCATTACCCATTAACAAGGAAAAAGCTGGGAGCTCAAGTGGTTTCTCTGGGGCTCCAACCAAAATCAGCTTTCCATGTGACTTCAATAGACCAAGCAATGGAACAAAAGGGTGCATTGCAGATACTGTATCAATTATTCCATCCATTGTCCCCATTGCAACCTTTGTATTATAACAATGGCAGCAAATTTTAACAATAATCATGTTGAAATCAATTTCAAAGAATGTGAATTTTCAGGTAAACAATCAATCTAAGCATAAGTTTATACCTTCATTTGATCTTGGTCATGACTGACCAAAAATGAATCAGCACCAAGACACTCAATAGCCTGCTGCTTCTTGTTGGGTGAGGTGCTGATCACAGTGACCTTAGCTCCCATAGCTTTGGCAAATTTCACTGCCATGTGACCAAGCCCACCAAGGCCAACTACGCCTACATGCGTGCCAGGTTTGTCGAGCCCATAATATTTCAAGGGGCTATATACTGTAATCCCAGCGCAAAGGAGAGGAGCAGTTGCATCAAGAGGCATGTTATCTGGGATACGAACAATGAAGTGCTCATCGGCAACCATGGTATCGGAATAGCCGCCGTATGTGATAGTTCCGTCATAGTACTTGGCACCATAGGTAAGAATCAGTTGTGGGCAATAATTTTCAAGATTATTTGTGCAATTATCGCAGGAATGGCATGATCCCACCAGGCAGCCCACACCCACTTTGTCTCCCACCTTGAATTTTTCCACCTTGCTCCCCACTTCTGTCACCACTCCCACAATCTCATGCCTGCATTTCCATGCAAATTCAGCATACAAACTCCATTGAAGCAgcaaattaataatgaaattcCTCTggcatatattattaaaacgcATACCCAGGAACAAGAGGGTAAATGGAATTGGCCCATTCATTCTTGACCATGTGAAGATCTGAGTGGCACATCCCACAATATAGGACTTTAAACGAAACGTCTTTCTCTCCTGTTGCTCTGCAGAAAAGATATTTCTATCAGATCAAGAACTGAGTTATAGTTTTTATTATCAGAGAttcaagaaaaagagaaaaagattcATGAAAGAAGAAGAATTGAACCTCCTGGAGAACTTGAAGGGAGAGAGAACACCAGATTGGTCTCTAGCAGCCCATCCGAATGCCGCCTTGGGATGCTCTTCTTCTGGCAATTTGGCTACCATTTTTCTCCTTTGCAAACTTAGATCTGAAGCTTGAATCTTTTGTTAATGGGTGAAGATGGTATGCGCCAATCTCTGCA
Coding sequences within it:
- the LOC110630354 gene encoding probable mannitol dehydrogenase isoform X2, with protein sequence MVAKLPEEEHPKAAFGWAARDQSGVLSPFKFSRRATGEKDVSFKVLYCGMCHSDLHMVKNEWANSIYPLVPGHEIVGVVTEVGSKVEKFKVGDKVGVGCLVGSCHSCDNCTNNLENYCPQLILTYGAKYYDGTITYGGYSDTMVADEHFIVRIPDNMPLDATAPLLCAGITVYSPLKYYGLDKPGTHVGVVGLGGLGHMAVKFAKAMGAKVTVISTSPNKKQQAIECLGADSFLVSHDQDQMKEGRWWVVVVLEE
- the LOC110630354 gene encoding probable mannitol dehydrogenase isoform X1; translated protein: MVAKLPEEEHPKAAFGWAARDQSGVLSPFKFSRRATGEKDVSFKVLYCGMCHSDLHMVKNEWANSIYPLVPGHEIVGVVTEVGSKVEKFKVGDKVGVGCLVGSCHSCDNCTNNLENYCPQLILTYGAKYYDGTITYGGYSDTMVADEHFIVRIPDNMPLDATAPLLCAGITVYSPLKYYGLDKPGTHVGVVGLGGLGHMAVKFAKAMGAKVTVISTSPNKKQQAIECLGADSFLVSHDQDQMKVAMGTMDGIIDTVSAMHPFVPLLGLLKSHGKLILVGAPEKPLELPAFSLLMGRKMVGGSCIGGMKETQEMIDFAAKHSIKSDIEVIPLEYVNTAMERMLKADVRYRFVIDIGNTVNSSH